From Aspergillus chevalieri M1 DNA, chromosome 4, nearly complete sequence, a single genomic window includes:
- a CDS encoding uncharacterized protein (COG:S;~EggNog:ENOG410PQVY;~InterPro:IPR004875,IPR009057,IPR006600,IPR001878;~PFAM:PF03221,PF03184;~go_function: GO:0003676 - nucleic acid binding [Evidence IEA];~go_function: GO:0008270 - zinc ion binding [Evidence IEA]): protein MTEIPKEKRLELAIEAFHKGQFPSKTACAKAFDVPPRTLMTRLDGTVSRQHTIANCRKLSNTEEESLKNWILDMDKRGLPLRVSNVRHLAQLLLSARSKPSKDISISEKWVSRFIQRHPELKSKYTRQYDYQRAKCEDPELIKGWFNRVQETILRYGIAEQDIYNMDETGFQMGVASTAKVICGSETRDSHAKSIQPGNREWITIIIAINASGHALPPQIIMAGKKHQSQWYSAIPKEYRISLSDNGWTNDILGFEWLQEMFEKHTASQTAGRYRLLILDGHSSHATASFDQFCTERRIIPLYMPPHSSHLLQPLDISCFAPLKHYYGQKVREMAENNIHAIDKQDFISIYSSIHGRAFSKANILSAFAAAGLIPFKPERVLAKLNIKTPTPPSSSSSNQSFYLGRTPVNLYQLNQQKKQIQELQSQSLSSVVAEQMLEKFIKSTEVAMQDAILLRQGFHQLHTSNKHQKGKKNMTRAFIQDGGSLTGSEGQQRLIEREAIQEPSRRPRRPARCSNCNEEGHNRLKCPAK from the coding sequence atgaCTGAAATACCGAAGGAAAAACGTCTAgaattggccattgaggCTTTTCATAAAGGCCAATTCCCATCAAAAACGGCCTGTGCAAAAGCCTTTGATGTGCCTCCAAGGACCCTCATGACTCGCCTCGATGGGACTGTCTCTCGCCAACATACAATTGCAAATTGTCGCAAGCTATCAAATACTGAAGAAGAATCCCTTAAAAACTGGATTCTAGACATGGATAAACGTGGTCTACCCCTTCGAGTATCAAATGTACGCCATCTTGCTCAGCTTTTATTATCCGCGCGGTCTAAGCCATCAAAAGACATCTCTATCAGCGAGAAATGGGTCTCCCGATttattcaacgccatcctgagctcaaatccaaatatacccgccaatatgactatcagcgtgccaaatgtgaagatccggAGCTTATAAAAGGCTGGTTTAATCGTGTTCAAGAGACTATCCTGAGATACGGCATTGCAGAGCAGGATATatacaatatggatgaaactggctttcaaatgggagtggcatcaactgcaaaggttatttgtggatcagagacaagagatagccatgccaaatctatccagcctgGAAATCGCGAGTGGATTACCATaataattgccataaatgcctctggacatgctctacctccgcaaatcattatggctgggaaaaagcatcaatctcagtggtattcagctattccaaaggaatatagaatcagcttgagcgataatggctggactaatgatattctgggatttgaatggcttcaggagatgtttgagaagcatactgcttctcagacagctggcagatatcgtcttttaattcttgacggccataGCAGTCATGCCACTGCTAGTTTTGATCAATTCTGCACTGAGAGAAGGATTATTCcgttatatatgcctcctcattcatctcatctacttCAACCGCTTGATATAAGCTGTTTTGCGCCACTCAAGCATTATTACGGCCAGAAAGTCAGAGAGATGGCAGAAAACAACATccatgccattgataaaCAAGACTTCATATCTATCTACTCCAGCATCCATGGCCGTGCATTCTCTAAGGCCAATATATTGAgtgcatttgcagctgctggtcttATTCCTTTTAAACCAGAGAGAGTTCTTGCAAAACTCAACAtcaagacaccgacaccaccttcttcctcatccagcaaccaatccttttatttaggaagaacaccagtcaatctctatcagttgaatcagcagaaaaagcagattcaagaacttcaaagccaatccctatcttcagttgttgcagagcagatgcttgaaaagttTATAAAGAGCACAGAAGTCGCAATGCAGGATGCTATTCTATTAAGACAGGGATTCCATCAGCTCCACACGTCAAATAAGcatcagaaagggaagaagaatatgacacgagcctttattcaagatggaggtagtctaactggctctgaaggtcagcaaaggttgattGAGAGGGAGGCGATACAGGAgccatcaagaaggccacggcggccagcacgatgcagcaactgcaatgAAGAAGGCCATAATAGGTTAAAATGTCCTGCTAAATAG
- the KLP7 gene encoding kinesin-3 family protein uncB (COG:Z;~EggNog:ENOG410PJZQ;~InterPro:IPR019821,IPR036961,IPR027417,IPR027640, IPR001752;~PFAM:PF00225;~go_function: GO:0003777 - microtubule motor activity [Evidence IEA];~go_function: GO:0005524 - ATP binding [Evidence IEA];~go_function: GO:0008017 - microtubule binding [Evidence IEA];~go_process: GO:0007018 - microtubule-based movement [Evidence IEA]) produces the protein MMGTAEQPGLIPRTCEDLFQRIEASETPDVSYNVRVSYFEVYNEHVRDLLVPRTDPPNYLRIRESPSEGPYIKDLTEVTVKNYSDLMKHMRKGDTSRTTASTKMNDTSSRSHAVFTITLKQIHHDLSTDETTERTARIRLVDLAGSERAKSTEATGQRLREGSNINKSLTTLGRVIAALADPKQGRSGKRKSRDVVPYRDSILTWLLKDSLGGNSKTAMIACIAPSDYEETLSTLRYADQAKRIRTRARVNQDHLSAAERDKQIAEMAETIRTLQLSVSQAVANRRESEVQSERLEDYQQKVEKMQRLMEETKMVSECKIRQLKTENEALRNHLKLAIDSLRNPIPPVTIEKRKSSLYALGEDEESENPDLTDDKEDDSSPASDEEPEPDLIWEDDDTIEVEAGQIEAQDMQSHMEDLLSDLSMFKRKLASDHERFRSIRDQQNRKQRRPLSDVMLNE, from the coding sequence ATGATGGGGACCGCCGAGCAGCCGGGATTGATCCCTCGAACTTGCGAAGATCTCTTCCAGCGCATCGAAGCCTCGGAGACTCCTGATGTCAGCTACAACGTTCGGGTGTCGTACTTTGAAGTGTACAATGAGCATGTGCGTGACCTGCTCGTGCCTCGGACCGATCCCCCGAACTATCTGCGCATTCGCGAGTCGCCCTCGGAGGGACCGTATATCAAGGACCTGACCGAAGTGACTGTGAAGAACTACAGTGATCTCATGAAGCACATGCGCAAGGGCGACACTTCGCGTACGACTGCCAGCACCAAGATGAACGATACCTCTTCTCGATCGCACGCTGTCTTCACCATCACCCTGAAACAGATTCACCACGATCTCTCCACTGATGAGACTACGGAACGTACGGCGCGCATTCGTCTGGTGGATCTGGCGGGCTCTGAGCGGGCCAAGTCCACTGAGGCTACGGGCCAGAGACTTCGTGAAGGATCCAACATTAACAAATCACTCACCACCCTGGGTCGAGTTATTGCCGCGTTGGCGGATCCGAAGCAGGGACGATCCGGAAAACGCAAGAGTCGAGATGTTGTGCCGTACCGTGATTCCATCCTTACCTGGTTGCTCAAAGACAGCCTGGGTGGTAACTCGAAGACGGCCATGATTGCGTGTATTGCCCCCAGCGATTACGAGGAGACACTCTCCACTCTCCGGTATGCGGACCAGGCCAAGCGTATCCGTACTCGTGCTCGTGTCAACCAAGACCATCTATCCGCTGCTGAGCGTGACAAGCAGATTGCCGAGATGGCGGAGACGATTCGCACACTCCAACTCAGTGTCAGCCAGGCGGTTGCGAACCGACGTGAGAGCGAAGTCCAGAGCGAGCGCTTGGAGGATTACCAGCAGAAGGTTGAGAAAATGCAGCGACTTATGGAGGAGACCAAGATGGTCAGCGAGTGCAAGATCCGTCAACTCAAAACCGAGAATGAAGCCCTACGCAACCATCTGAAACTGGCCATCGACAGTCTGCGCAACCCGATCCCGCCGGTGACTATCGAGAAGCGCAAAAGTAGCCTGTATGCGTTGGGCGAAGATGAGGAATCGGAAAACCCGGACCTCACCGATGATAAGGAAGATGACTCGTCTCCTGCTAGTGACGAGGAGCCGGAACCCGATCTTATctgggaggatgatgataccATTGAAGTCGAAGCTGGTCAGATCGAAGCGCAGGACATGCAGTCACACATGGAGGATCTTCTGAGCGATCTCAGCATGTTCAAGCGCAAACTGGCTTCGGACCATGAGCGATTCCGTTCGATTCGGGATCAGCAGAATCGCAAGCAGCGTCGCCCACTCAGTGATGTGATGCTCAACGAGTGA